The Aliivibrio fischeri genome contains a region encoding:
- a CDS encoding ABC-ATPase domain-containing protein has protein sequence MEQLEAKLKKLEKRNYRSYTSIKGEYDFTDFTLYIDNVQSDPYAPPTRIRAKRAWSLTHLQWLQETSLDYQRAARDFLARHFSELLEKDATLSIALSGQTVLDHTSVIFDDEGIELRYNINLPADGREILAKKAINILTFHMPKYVRRTLLARELPIEELKEHCKVIVDQVALRRQLSEHGLVAFVANGSILPRIAGNNDRPMKDAIAFQSPESLEVELMTPNRGPVKGMGIPKGITLIVGGGFHGKSTLLNALERSIYDHIPGDGREYIVTEESTTKIQAEDGRCVHNLNLSNYINHLPMGKDTTCFSTQDASGSTSQAAWLQESLEAQAKTLLIDEDTSATNFMIRDERMQALVNNGAEPITPLVDRIGQLRDEMGVSTILVMGGSGDYLDVADTVIQMHDYQAVDVTSKAKEVVVSHPTTRVREGSDNLLPTEMRQLNRSSLQAILQEGKFRIQAKNKDSLRFGREYIDITAISQLQSSAQVHAIGWMWFQLSQTPGWESNPVEFIAQQLHDNWYEMMPKHGDLAKPRVIEVMAALNRMRVAEFK, from the coding sequence ATGGAACAGCTTGAAGCCAAACTAAAAAAATTAGAAAAACGAAACTACCGTAGTTATACCTCTATTAAAGGGGAATACGATTTTACCGACTTCACTCTGTATATCGATAATGTTCAATCTGATCCTTATGCACCACCAACACGTATTCGTGCAAAACGTGCATGGTCGCTAACCCATCTTCAATGGCTTCAAGAAACGTCACTTGATTATCAACGTGCTGCTCGTGATTTTTTAGCTCGCCACTTTAGTGAGTTATTAGAAAAAGATGCAACGCTTTCAATTGCGTTATCTGGTCAGACGGTTTTAGACCATACTTCAGTCATTTTTGATGATGAAGGTATCGAACTTCGTTACAACATTAATTTACCAGCTGATGGTCGTGAGATTTTAGCGAAAAAAGCGATTAATATTTTAACTTTCCATATGCCAAAATATGTACGCCGTACACTTTTAGCTCGCGAGCTTCCTATAGAAGAGTTAAAAGAACATTGTAAAGTTATCGTTGACCAAGTTGCTCTTCGTCGTCAGCTTTCTGAGCACGGCTTAGTTGCTTTTGTTGCTAATGGCAGTATTTTACCTCGAATTGCTGGTAATAATGATCGTCCAATGAAGGATGCGATTGCATTTCAAAGCCCTGAGTCGTTAGAAGTCGAGCTAATGACGCCTAACCGTGGCCCTGTAAAAGGCATGGGAATTCCAAAAGGCATCACGTTAATTGTGGGTGGTGGTTTCCATGGTAAATCAACACTATTGAATGCATTAGAACGCTCTATTTATGATCATATCCCTGGCGATGGTCGTGAATATATCGTAACAGAAGAATCTACAACAAAAATTCAAGCAGAAGATGGACGTTGTGTTCATAATTTGAATTTATCGAACTACATTAACCATTTACCTATGGGTAAAGACACAACATGCTTCTCAACTCAAGATGCATCAGGTTCTACATCACAAGCAGCATGGCTTCAAGAGTCACTAGAAGCTCAGGCTAAAACTCTTTTAATTGATGAAGATACGTCTGCAACCAATTTCATGATCCGTGATGAACGAATGCAAGCATTAGTAAATAATGGTGCAGAACCCATTACCCCTCTTGTCGATCGCATTGGTCAGTTACGTGATGAAATGGGTGTTTCTACAATTCTTGTTATGGGTGGCTCTGGTGATTACCTTGATGTTGCAGACACGGTTATCCAAATGCATGACTACCAAGCAGTTGATGTTACTTCAAAAGCGAAAGAAGTGGTTGTTTCACACCCTACTACGCGTGTGCGTGAAGGCTCGGACAATTTGCTACCAACCGAGATGCGTCAATTAAACCGTTCTTCCCTTCAAGCGATTCTTCAAGAAGGCAAGTTCCGTATTCAAGCGAAAAACAAAGATTCGTTACGTTTTGGTCGTGAATATATTGATATTACCGCTATCTCTCAACTTCAGTCTTCAGCGCAAGTTCATGCTATTGGTTGGATGTGGTTTCAGTTATCACAAACTCCAGGTTGGGAATCGAACCCTGTTGAGTTTATTGCTCAGCAACTTCATGATAATTGGTATGAAATGATGCCAAAGCACGGTGATTTAGCTAAACCGCGTGTTATTGAAGTAATGGCGGCACTTAATCGTATGCGTGTAGCTGAATTTAAATAG
- a CDS encoding YjiH family protein, with amino-acid sequence MQNSSESVPMSKKKNLLMFLIPSLIGLFLFMAPITYNGDITIPVAVLAKSIQALFGEHLVAMVTGITMFMAVVTILFKLFKPSFITSNEFLFGLLNPSPLWFVVRLIGGAAAAMVFFRFGPEAIWEPNTGGLVLNDLLPVLFSVFIFAGLLLPLLLNFGLLELFGALLSKVMRPVFNLPGRSAIDCMASWLGDGSVGILLTSKQYEGKFYTQREAAVVGTTFSAVSITFSLVVIAQVELESYFLPFYLTVCLAGVVAAIIIPRLPPLSRKKDLFIDGTERDADAELIPEGYTTFSWGLEQAMNKAAKVTSIRGVFGEGVKNAVDMVFGVLPVVMALGTVALVIAEYTSVFTVLGQPFIPFLELLGVPEAAAASQTIVVGFADMFIPSILAASIDSEMTRFVIAAMSVTQLIYMSEVGALLLGSKIPVNIFELFAIFILRTIITLPVIAGMAHLIF; translated from the coding sequence ATGCAAAATTCAAGTGAGAGTGTACCAATGAGCAAGAAGAAGAATCTTCTAATGTTCCTTATCCCGTCATTAATCGGCTTGTTCCTTTTTATGGCACCAATAACCTATAACGGTGATATTACTATCCCAGTTGCCGTTTTAGCTAAATCAATTCAAGCTTTATTCGGTGAGCACCTAGTAGCTATGGTTACTGGCATCACTATGTTTATGGCAGTAGTAACTATCTTGTTTAAATTATTTAAACCAAGTTTTATTACCAGCAATGAATTCCTATTTGGTCTATTGAACCCAAGCCCACTTTGGTTCGTCGTTCGCCTAATTGGTGGTGCAGCGGCAGCAATGGTATTTTTTCGATTCGGTCCTGAAGCTATTTGGGAACCAAATACTGGTGGTTTAGTATTAAACGATTTACTTCCTGTTCTTTTTTCTGTATTCATTTTTGCAGGCTTATTATTACCTCTTCTTCTTAATTTTGGTTTACTTGAATTATTTGGTGCTTTGTTAAGTAAAGTGATGCGTCCAGTTTTCAATTTACCAGGTCGTTCAGCTATTGACTGTATGGCATCGTGGTTAGGTGATGGCTCTGTTGGTATTCTTTTAACAAGCAAACAATATGAAGGTAAGTTTTATACTCAGCGTGAAGCTGCTGTTGTTGGTACGACTTTCTCTGCAGTATCAATTACTTTCAGCCTTGTTGTTATTGCTCAAGTTGAACTAGAAAGTTATTTCTTACCATTTTATTTAACAGTATGTCTTGCTGGTGTTGTGGCTGCGATTATCATCCCTCGCCTACCACCATTAAGTCGCAAAAAAGATCTGTTCATTGATGGTACCGAACGTGATGCCGATGCTGAATTAATCCCAGAAGGATACACAACATTTTCTTGGGGTTTAGAGCAAGCGATGAACAAAGCCGCTAAAGTAACTTCTATTAGAGGCGTATTTGGTGAAGGCGTTAAGAATGCAGTAGATATGGTGTTTGGTGTATTACCTGTGGTAATGGCATTAGGTACTGTCGCTCTTGTTATTGCTGAATATACTTCTGTTTTCACTGTACTTGGTCAACCGTTTATTCCGTTCCTTGAATTACTAGGTGTTCCTGAAGCGGCTGCTGCATCTCAAACGATTGTTGTTGGTTTTGCTGATATGTTTATTCCATCAATCTTAGCGGCATCAATCGATAGTGAAATGACTCGTTTTGTGATTGCTGCAATGTCAGTTACACAGTTAATTTATATGTCTGAAGTTGGTGCTTTATTACTTGGTAGTAAGATCCCTGTAAACATTTTTGAACTGTTTGCTATCTTCATCTTACGTACTATTATCACACTTCCAGTAATTGCAGGTATGGCACATTTAATTTTCTAA
- a CDS encoding DUF3297 family protein: protein MNMNDAKTQPTLPDHLSGNPRSPHHVAECFEHHIGIRLNGKERFDVEEYCISEGWVKIPSPKALDRRGQPMLIKLKGTVEAFYK from the coding sequence ATGAACATGAACGACGCTAAAACTCAACCAACTTTACCAGACCACCTTTCTGGCAATCCTCGTAGCCCACACCACGTTGCTGAATGCTTTGAGCATCACATTGGTATTCGTTTAAATGGTAAAGAGCGTTTTGATGTTGAAGAATATTGCATCAGCGAAGGTTGGGTTAAGATCCCTTCACCTAAAGCACTTGATCGTCGTGGACAACCAATGCTAATTAAATTAAAAGGCACAGTTGAAGCTTTTTATAAATAA